A genomic stretch from Rhodomicrobium vannielii ATCC 17100 includes:
- a CDS encoding MarR family winged helix-turn-helix transcriptional regulator: MSNHLATQHSVPYDITLLVRDTCLCLHAQRAARALARRFDAELKDTGITSGQFSLLMALNRPAPPRLGSVAALLAMDRTTLTANLKPLERSGMIEVFPDNRDRRTRLLRITPMGLEVLARAVPVWQRTHAAIDAELGTQRADRLRMDLDALCARDVSEGGTAGYK; encoded by the coding sequence ATGTCAAATCACCTCGCCACGCAACACTCGGTCCCTTACGACATTACGCTTCTGGTGCGTGACACTTGCCTGTGCCTGCATGCACAGCGCGCGGCGCGCGCGCTTGCCCGGCGGTTCGATGCGGAGCTGAAAGATACTGGCATCACCAGCGGTCAGTTTTCGCTTCTCATGGCGTTGAACCGTCCCGCGCCGCCGAGGCTCGGCAGTGTCGCGGCGCTGCTCGCGATGGACCGCACGACGCTCACGGCCAACCTCAAGCCTCTTGAGCGCTCCGGCATGATCGAGGTCTTCCCCGATAATCGCGACCGCCGCACCCGCCTTCTGCGCATCACGCCGATGGGGCTGGAAGTGCTCGCTCGGGCCGTGCCCGTCTGGCAAAGAACGCATGCGGCGATCGATGCCGAATTGGGCACGCAGCGTGCGGATCGCCTTCGCATGGATCTCGACGCGCTATGCGCCCGTGACGTCAGCGAGGGCGGCACGGCAGGATATAAGTGA
- a CDS encoding M23 family metallopeptidase — translation MAATADTEEATIKGIGLKPTGLKPAYPGGFVCSQLTSLYASWIDVDGTRRSEAHSGVDGGKLGDTIHAPGPGRVVAAWKTNFGWGQEASLLILHSREDLNMSGGAPYYYSEFDHLRWNEVKRLQEGDRIERGQVIGRVTTPGSNRIYLPEVHWEIYEVDDPDEIEWVEKSNGLKYFLNKTAELIDPLYMLGRHRGIHADKRVEIAPFFDDADYSGFKGFTYILPCRPR, via the coding sequence ATGGCAGCGACAGCGGATACAGAAGAGGCGACTATCAAAGGGATCGGCCTAAAGCCGACCGGGCTAAAGCCCGCCTACCCGGGCGGCTTCGTTTGCTCGCAGCTTACCTCGCTCTACGCGAGCTGGATCGATGTCGACGGGACGCGCCGCTCCGAGGCGCATTCGGGCGTCGATGGCGGCAAGCTCGGCGATACAATTCATGCTCCCGGGCCCGGTCGGGTCGTGGCTGCCTGGAAGACCAATTTCGGTTGGGGTCAGGAAGCGTCGCTCCTCATTTTGCATAGCCGCGAGGATCTGAACATGTCCGGCGGCGCTCCCTACTATTATTCCGAGTTCGACCATCTTCGCTGGAATGAAGTCAAACGGCTTCAGGAGGGAGACAGGATCGAGCGCGGGCAGGTGATCGGCCGCGTGACCACACCGGGAAGCAACAGGATCTATCTGCCGGAAGTCCATTGGGAGATCTACGAGGTGGACGATCCCGATGAGATCGAGTGGGTCGAGAAATCGAACGGCTTGAAATACTTCCTCAACAAGACGGCCGAGTTGATCGACCCGCTATATATGCTCGGGCGACATCGAGGAATCCACGCCGACAAACGCGTTGAGATCGCTCCCTTCTTCGACGATGCCGACTATTCCGGTTTCAAGGGGTTCACTTATATCCTGCCGTGCCGCCCTCGCTGA